GGGACAGGTTCTTTACTACTCCCTTCTGGTTTAGTCTGGCCACTCTGGCTAGTGGAACTGCCTCCAGGCTCAGAATCACTCTTCTGTGAACTTGGACAAGGGGGAGTCACTTTGCTTTTTTGTCCCCCATGTTCCACATCAATATCTACTTCAATGCCTAGGAAAACAGTTGAGAAGGGAGAAGAGTCAGTACACTTGTCTTCAAAGTACAGTCCTGGAAGTTCCTTCCATGATCTCACATTAATCCTAGTTATTTTAAATGAGGGAGTGGAGACCGTTCTGTTTTCATCTACAGTTTCTCATCCCCTCTGGGATACTTCAAGGTAGAAGTCTAGCACTTGGTGCACCAAGTTGGTGCTCAATTTGGCACATTTTCGTGTATACTGTTGTACACGTGCTTCATCTCCATGTCAGAGCGCTGCTCACTAcatttagagcaggggttggccacctttcagaggtggtgtgccgagtcttcatttattcactttaatttaaggttttgcatgccagtaatacattaatgtttagaaggtctctttcgaaAAGATCTAATAAACTAttttaagtaaataaggtttttaaaatgtttaagaagcttcaattaagttaaaatgctgagctccctggaccagtggccaggacctgggcagcgagAGGGCCAGtgaaaaatcagctcacatgccacaaGTTGTCTGCCCCGATTTAGAGGATGACGGAGGGAACTATTTACACTCACAGGAGCCAGATGAGTCACCACTGATTCTTCCCAGTTAAATACTGACATTACACAGTAAAGTAGCATATGCCTCATCTTTTGCTTCAGTCTGAAGAATGACACTCAATATCTCTAGTATGTTTGTTGGAGAACAGACCACATCTCAGTGAAGGAGAAGTGAAGTGGAGTGGCCAGAAATGGCTCAGGTCTCCTATGAGGCAGAAGTAGGCCACTGTTCCTGTTGATACAAGCTATGGTAAAATGCTGGATTTgggatagattaaaaaaaaaaaaaaaggtcacttACCAAGAGGACTCAGCATGGCTGCAACACTCTCCCCAACATTCTTTAAGAAGGTGACGTGGTCCTGCGGCTGACTGTTAAAGgcgtctttaaaagaaaaaaatcactacaTGTTAGCAAAAGTTAAGAGTACACTGTGCATCTATTCTTTCCTCAAGTTCAAAGAGGGGTTTTGGTAATTCTACCAGACAatccaatcacacacacacaccccttccagaGTCATTACGTTCCAGCAAATCtagtttaaaaatacataaagtattaaaaaaaacttaaatcTAAAGACTCCATACTACTATGCAAAAGTGATCATTTACTTTACCTTGAATACTTCATTGACAAGTCATTCCATCCTTACCTTGCTCAGGGTTCGGATTTTCGGGTGCAGCACTGCTTTGTGCCTGCCCAGAGTCCTGCTCAGACTTTCCACATGGAGTGGCAGGGCCAGGGTGCCCCCAGCCATGTATCCATGCAAAGGGTGGAACCCCATGTCTCATCTTACGAAGCCAGCGACCTCTAGGAAACcactgggggggagagaagaaagtTACATGAGTCCACATATTTAGACAGATTATTCTAAGTATAAGCCACAAGATACAGGTGCCTGTTATCTACAGTTTTACATTTAGCTGTCCTCTACAGGTTCCCCTCTAGACCAGTCTTGCCCCATGCTAGAAGTTAGTTTTGCTCACCTCAAATGGATTAAGCAGTGGGCTTTGAAACATGATCATGTTGTGCTCCTTGTGGATGCCTTTCCCCTCACAGGTGCTGCATAAGTCATAGTCTGGGCAAATAGTGCATTTGAATCGAGCACCTACCACTGGTCCTTCACAGCCATCACAGATCACATTGGGGTGCACCACATTGGGGGGACGCTCCTGGTTGCACTGTGAACGGTGCTCACGTCTGCACTCCTTTTTCTCTAAAAAGGAAATGCCTTTATAGTGCAGAGGAAACAGATTGCCATTTTAAGTATTTAAAGGAATATGATCAGTTGAAAGTTTCTATCCATGTATTTTAGTACATAATGTGCACACTCCAGCTTTTGTCACTGAAGCCCTACAATCAGAGGTGCCCATGCCTACTCATGCACAGGAATCATATTGAATAGGATTATAAGTGGAAAGTGCAGACAGCTCCTTCCATCACTATGCTAGCTTAAGAATCCCtgcattagtgtgtgtgtgtatgtgtatatatgttacTTACAATACTGTTTAGATGTTACAGAAACCACTGGATTTTAGGGGATTACTACCTCTGAAATAGATGAGCATTTGTTTGAGTCACATTCCCAATTATTTTAATTGGAGGTGTAAGGCATCAATCTTCAAGCCATTATTTTTAGAGTAGTGGAAAGTTCTCCATTTGCTTTAATCTTTCCATTAGCTTATCTGCACTCAGGCAAGAGTGCCGCTTTTAAAATTTAAGTGCAATCCTAGTTTTAGCAAGTTATGCGATTCCCTCCTGAGTCTGGCAAATTTTTAGAGCTCCATCTTAGACTTCTGCATTAGAGGTTTGGCTCAGACAAGAATTGATGCTCTTGCCCTCAACTTTTGCTGCATACCACAACCTCTAGTCTGtaagagcaatttttttttggtatttttcctcttccttcaTTAGTCAAGATACTGCCTCTAAAGTCATATGCAGGAAAAAGCCAGCATAAATCTGGAGCAGAGTATGATATTGAGACCAGTCTAGTCAATAGCTCCTAACTGGTTCTCATGTGAATgggtattaaaaaacaaacacacaagagTCCTAGAATAAGAGGCCTGCCTCGAATATATTGCAATTGCTAGTGTCCCAGTTTTAAAATCAGAGCCAaaatgtcagcaatgcccctcaagTGTTATGGGCCAGCTTTTCCAGATTGGATTTTTACAGTGTTGCTCATATCACTCCAGTGCAAGAATCATTAGAGGACTGGTCCTCAGAACTAAGTTGTGCATTAAGGAAGTAGTTTCACACCCCATACCTACGCTTGAGAAACAGATTATGTTTACATTAAGGCTGAGAATGGATAACTTTTTTCTCCACTTCATCAGCCTTATAACTTCCACAGTCTATTCCATTCCTTAACTTGTACCATTGCCAGTACAAAGATCCATCAAGTTTGTGCCCCAGTGTTGCAGGCATCATGCAAACATCAATATAAAAACGTTTCAGAGAAGTTAAGAGAAAACAAGCAGGTTTAACAGATAGGATGGGAGGGACCAGGAGCAGTGATCTGTAAATCTGCAAACTGTGCACGTGTCAAGTCTTTGAAGCTATGTGAGCACTGACTCCAACCATCAGAGTGCTACTATGAGGTATGTTAAAATGCTAGTAAAAACCAGAGAGGAGTACTGAATGAGTCACGATTAAGAATGAAACTGCACACCCCTTCTCACTGGTGGATAGTGCTAGCAAAGGTCCAGCCATgttatgtttttcttaaagtaacTATCCAATAGTGTGAATTTTGTAGTAGAGTACAATCTGACAGTGGATTTGCTAGTTTATTCCCTGCTCAGCAAAATGGAATAGAGTTCCTCCAAGCCCATAAACACCCTTTATGCTTTGTTAACCTTACCCTCAAGGGACCCATATCACTGTGCCATCCTTGCAGCAAAGGAGAGCAAATGTGGTTCCTTGCCTATTGCTCCTGAAGCAGCCAGTGTGTGATACAGAGTACCCGAGGAAGGGTGAGCTCTGAGTACTACCTCTGCCCTACTCAGTAACTCATGACAGAAGCACAAGGCCAACCATGTGTCTCTTTGTGGTGGTATAGAGGCTGTCAAGACCAAAAAGTTACCTTTGATGTAAATACGAAAAATGCCATCCTTCACATATGGCAATGCCATCTTGAGTTCTTCATCACTGGAGAAGGCAATCATGTCCCCATCTTCATCTGGAGAAAACGGATTAATAAACTGGATAGAAGTGATAATCAGGAAGAGATGCAAGTAAATCCTTGTTTTCATACAGTGACTTATGCTCAGTCGTCTTAAGTATTTTGCTAAGAATGGATACTAACAATCAAGCAACACCTCACTGCTTTGAATGTTAGAATCTGTTAAAGTAAAGAGGGAATAAAAGTGTTGATTATCTACCCTCACCTCACCAATGGCCCTTGGTtcttactctcagaacccagattAGGCAAAAGAGGACAGTAAAACCAGTtccagtaaaagctttgttatctgtCATGTTGGGGAAATGCGGGGGTGCTGGTAAatcaaaaattccagttaactaagagggagggaatttgggggcaGGAGAAACTTTGGGGTGCTGGATCCAGGCCACACTCACCTTGGGGGGCTCCCCACAAGCAGCAGCCTATTCTgtctgctcctaggcagaggcacagtaggcagctctgtgtgctgcctctgctcACAGGTGCCACCCCACAACTCTCATGGGCCATGGTTCCCAGATAATGGGCACTGCCGAgccagagctcagggcaggggcttgcgCAGAGTTGCCTAGCcacacctccgcctaggagcagccAGGACATGTCACCACTTGTGGGCAACCACCCAAGGTGAGCACTGCCTGGATCCAGCACTCCTTCCTATGCCCCAGCTTCTTGcccccaaaccccttcctgcactcaaactccctctcagagcctgtgctccctcctgcaTTCCAAACCCCTTGTGGCCATTCCTCTGTCTAGGAGCAGCAGAGATACGTCACTGCTTCTGTGGCACCACGTGGAGCCAGGTATGGAGTCAACTGGACTATAAACTagactttcaatgaagatcagaaataatGGTTATAGAGCTTTGTGGTGATAAAGTGCcaaataaaacagcttttactgcgCTAGACCTAAAGTTTGACCTACTTGACCATATAGTGTTGTAGCcaagtcagtcccaggatatcaggaccaacttctgttggtgagacacacaagctttcaagagctctgtcaccaacagaagttggtccaataaaaggtattacctcacccaccctgcctCCCTACTTGAGAGTACTGTAGTTCGTTTGGTACAGAAGTATCTTCTGTTTACACACCCACCACACTGGTATAGTTTTaaagacacacacactgcagcaaTAGTTGTATTTAAATAAGTCTCATTGTGTCTGCAGTACTACGCTGCCACAGCAGCAACTCTCAGGAAGAAGCTAGGCTGCAGAACTGTATGTGTTCTTAAGAACTGGCAGTGGTGGGAACTGAGAAAAATCTTACAAGGAAGCAATTTCACAACAAACAAGTTAATCATCTTAAGAAAACAGGCTTCTGAGTGTAAGATACTTAAGAACTAAGTAGTCAGCACTGAAATATATGTTGCTCTTTGATCACCATAAAGTCACTGTATGAATACTACTTGAAAGGAAGTTTGATATATCTCAGAGAGAAGTGGGCAAGTCTCCTCAATGTTCTGCCAACTTGCTAAGAGCTGGTTTAGAGACTAAAGACACTGAAAGTGTGAGATGGATACTGTGTGAACTGAACTTCAATTCACGTTAGTGAAGGGTTGGCAGAACAGCAGCAACATCTTTTCCTTCTGTATTTGAGCTAAGGAAAGTCTCATTTTACGTACCTTCCTTCTAAGGCTGGTCTTCACTCACAGTGCTAAAACTGTGCAGCTATGCCATTGCagcgctttagtgaagatgctactatacTCCCGGCAGCATGGTTAAGCCACCTCCCTGAGAAacggtagctatgtcaacagtcCACATAAGGCTGTCTGTgcatgggggagggatggggtgttAGATCAGTATAACCAAGTGGCTCAggggtggaaaatccacacccctgagcgatgcagttatACGGACAtacctttgtagtgtagaccaagccttagggtggccagacagcaagtgtgaaaaatcaggacagagggtgggagggaacaggagtctatataagaaagaccccccaaaaaaattaggactgtccctataaaatcaggacatctggccaccATACCAAGCCTTAAGCATTTACAgaggtacaaaaaaaaaaaaaaaaaccccgctTATGGAACTTGTGTAAGGAAGTTAAGCTCTTAAGGCAAGACTGTGGCACAAAGCACTGTTCCAAGAGCTATTTGATGTGCCTGTTTTCCTTCGGGGGGCAGCCAGCTCCCCTCTGGGGCATATCGTATCAGATAGAAATTATATCACGCTCCTAGCGACATACAGTGGTGtcctcccttcctctttgagACATTCAACCTAGATTAGAACTTAAAAAACGCTCGTTTATCAAGAAGCCTGTGAAGTTTCGTTACTGCGTGTGTGATCGCTGCTGAAAACAGCCGGACAAGCCACGCCCCAGGCCTAAATCAGCTGAGCCGCCGCCGGGAGTGGAGTGTAGACGTACCCGAAGTCTCGCCACCGACTCAGCTCAGCCCGCGGGGTTACTGTTCAGTCACAAGCACTCGCTAAGGTGCGACCAACCCGGGATAAAGGCTTTTCTGCCCCCAGCGGTCTCGGGACAAGCCTCCCGCGCAGGGCTCGCGCCCAGCGGGTCAGGGTAGTTCGGGGGGCCCAGCCTGGAGCGGGGAAAGCAGCCCGCTCCGGGCAGCGGCGGCCCCAAGGCGAACCCCCCAGGTGTCCCTCTGTCGCCTCCTGTCACCACACCGGGGACCCCGGGCCTCGGTCATTAGGACCCACCCCGGACACCCCCCCGCGCCGGTCACCCCCGCGGGGCGCTCACCCTTGTAATTCATCTGGAAGGCGCCGGGGGCCGCGCCGGCCCGCAGCAGCCCCGGGAAGATCTCGCAGATCTTGTCGCGCACGGCGGGGTAGCGGGCGGGCGGCTCCAGGGCGAAGCGGCGGATCTCGCGGACAGTCTCCTCCTTGCCCAGCAGGTAGGCCTTCACCGTCAGCGCGGCCATGGCGGGGCTGTGGCGCAGCACGAATTGGCGGCGGACGGGCGGCAGCTGCTGAAGCTGTGGCGAGAGCGCGGCTCGGACCCGAGAGCTCCCTCCGGCCGCCTTATACCCCGGGGCCGGGAGGCCGGGCCTGAGCCGGGAAAGTCCCCACCCCTCGGCGCCCCGCTAGGGGGAAGGCAGGGCGGGACCCAGCGCGACGCGGGCACCTTCTCAGCGCCCGGGCTCGGCTCCAGGGCTTGAACCTGAGGAGCccgccctggggggggggtctagattcgggggagggggctggagcctgaggagACGGGGGTCTGGATCGGAGGGGTCCGGACTCTGGAGCCTGAGGAGACTGGGGTCTGGATCGGAGGGGTCTGGACTCTGGAGCCTGAGGAGACGGGGGTCTGGATCGGAGGGGTCCGGACTCTGGAGCCTGAGGAGACTGGGGCGGGGGAGCCTGAGGAGACGGGGGTCTGGATCGGAGGGGTCCGGACTCTGGAGCCTGAGGAGACGGGGGTCTGGATCGGAGGGGTCTGGACTCTGGAGCCTGAGGagactggggcgggggagggggctggagcctgaggagACGGGGGTCTGGATCGGAGGGGTCCGGACTCTGGAGCCTGAGGAGACGGGGGTCTGGATCGGAGGGGTCTGGACTCTGGAGCCTGAGGagactggggcgggggagggggctggagcctgaggagACGTGGGTCTGGATCGGAGGGGTCTGGACTCTGGAGCCTGAGGAGACGGGGGTCTGGATCGGAGGGGTCTGGACTCTGGAGCCTGAGGagactggggcgggggagggggctggagcctgaggagACGGGGGTCTGGATCGGAGGGGTCCGGACTCTGGAGCCTGAGGAGACGGGGGTCTGGATCGGAGGGGTCCGGACTCTGGAGCCTGAGGAGACGGGGGTCTGGATCGGAGGGGTCCGGACTCTGGAGCCTGAGGAGACGGGGGTCTGGATCGGAGGGGTCTGGACTCTGGAGCCTGAGGagactggggcgggggagggggctggagcctgaggagACGGGGGTCTGGATCGGAGGGGTCCGGACTCTGGAGCCTGAGGAGACGGGGGTCTGGATCGGAGGGGTCCGGACTCTGGAGCCTGAGGAGACGGGGGTCTGGATCGGAGGGGTCTGGagactggggcgggggagggggctggcgaGTGAAAAGACGGGTAGGGGAGGACAGGCAGCTAGAGCCTGgcatgggggctggggagagggaggtaTTTCGCTCTTGGTACTGGGAGGAAGTGATACCCGATCCCGAGTGGGTGGTGACAGCCCACAGGGAACTCGCCTTGTCAAAGCCATAGATAACCGTGACTCTGCACTTTCCCCTCTGCTCCAGTCAGAGAAGATCGAGGTGAGGAAGGCCTGCCTGGCACTAGCTGCCCAAGCCCACCTGATGTTTTGGGTGGGGTTCAGCCCCCGCCCCCAAGAGGAATAGGTAACACAGAAGGTCTTGCTTGCAAGTGGCTCAATAGGTGGTCAGAAAGACCACAGGACTTGGGACTGAAATAAACTGATGTTCACACTAAGGCCAATAGTTTATCCTTACTGTAAAACCACTGAAGGTAATACAGGTATAgtggggatgaatttggcccattgagtCTAAAGCACAATTTAGAAAGATGCAATTAgatttaaaagaatattttagAAAAAGAAGTTTTTATCTACAACATCAATAACAAGAGTTAATACAGTATTTGTGTTCTGGCAGCATCCAAAGAATCCGGTCAGgactggggccccattgtgctaggtaatatacaaatacattttttcagAGCAGTACCATGTCTATATTGTATTTTAAACACCTATTGTATGCCTCACTCTTTACACTATTCGTTTACCTTTTGTGACGCTATCTTATTGTTTTACTTGTATTAGTACAAATTACTAACCATCCATCCTAAGTCTATTGTTGATGAAACAGGAGACAGTTATAATGAAGGACAGTTTGTGTTTACTATTTAATCCACTGTGCTCACCCCAAAAAGTAATATAATACTGATTCTGCTGTGTGTTGGACTCTTGCCCCTCCCTGAAGTGTTTTGAATACCAAGAGGGAGTGAGGCAAGTTGCAAGATACAGAAATCTGTACATTAGAACTGTATTCATATTATTCTTCCTCCAGTGCCTTTTTATCCTTGTACGCCTCTTGTGTGTTCTCCTCTTTCTGGTTTTCTCTTACCTTTCTTCCTTTTATTCTCTTTCCAGATCCCAGTCTTTTTTGTCTCTTCTCAACAAAACCAGCAGTTTCTTTTTACTTGACTCTGCTTTAACAGGACTATTTAACTCCATGCTACCTTCAGATTTCAACTAGTCCACTTTTGGCAATAGATGTGCTGAGGAAATCTGTCTCCCGGCACAAAAGAATGAATGGTTCCAAGTGTAGGAGACAAGCAAGAGGGTGTTGGGttcttttaatcaaaatataaaaCTCTAAAGCTCTATATAAGAGCTTCAAATGAATGACTACAGATAATATTTAATGTCTTCAGGTCTCAGTGTAATGGAAATATGATTCAGTTCACCTGAAAGTGATTTAACAAATCTTCAGCACCCTCCAGTAGCTGCCAGTTGGTTTTGATATCTGAGGCTTGTCAGTGGTTTTAAACTTGGTTAGTTAAATACAACAACATCTGTGCATCATTCAAGAACCTAACAACACTGAGGAATGAAAATGAAATTGATGCTTCTGTCATTTTACAACACAGCATCCAAGAACCTCTGGTGTGGAAACATGACTGCCTGCATAACTTCTGGCATGCCACAGTATAATATCCCAGGACTTTCAGCACTGAGACACAGTAGTGTTACTGTATCTCACTCTATGGTAGACGTGGCATCTGAGACCCTTTAGCCCTGACTGGTTGTGTTGCTTCCATAATGTTATTGAGCAATGATAGGCAGGATGGAGTGGTTGGTGGAATGGGGCTCCAAAATCCATACCCTTTGATAATCAGAAGGTGAATGTGTTAATAAACAAGATCTGCCTCAGATTCAATAGGTAGCATATACCTGCTCTCCTCTTAGTAAGTGTAGCTAAGTAATTGTTCTAATCATCTCTCCTGGATCTGGATTTTTGGGAACTAAAAATAGCTGCTTGCTGACATCAGGAAGGATGTTTGCAAGCTTTCCAAGTTTGTTGGCAGCAATATTTGCAGATCAGATACAGTTGACAGGATCTTTAATCAGGTCAGATAAGAGTCCAGCTGGCAGAAGAAGCTGTCTGAACCTTCCAAGTATAATTAAAGATGGATCAATGAGTATTAGGCACCCAGTTGGTGTTAATTTTGTTTCGCCTTAAGGGCCTGCTTCCCTGATTTTTAGTGACATGTACTTAACCTAAGGGGAAATCTTGAGTGGCCTTGTCATTAATTAAATGCTCTTTAAAGTTAAGAGAaagatttatttcttttttaaaatgaagaaattaaaaaaaaagacatattttAGACTCAGCAGTATATTCAGCCTCCCCAATTAATCAATGAAATGTTTGAAGACACAAGttgattttaaattaattatgacttttttaagtatatttatttttatagtagACAGATTTGCTCCTTTTTGCCTTAGGAAGAACCACTTGAGTTGCTTGGTAATAATGTTTTATGGCCATTGATCTGGCTTGAAGTGATAAGTTACTGTTTAAACACAAGAGCAAGTAAATAGTGCTATGtctgtaataaaatattttactagGTTTGGAAACACAGGTACATGGGGTTAATGATCTTAAACATGAAAGGGTTTGTGGTTAAAACAGAGACATAATTCACTAGCCCTCcctttttttaatctcatttaaATTTGGGattatttcaaaatgttggtGAAAGTTATTGAGTTGACATTACAGAAGACTGATCTTCTGTTTATCCACAAAATAGAAACAGCATATCCACCAGCAATTCAAagatccccctccccacactgtctttGCCAGCATACCTCAGTCATGTCCTGGCAGGCTCACCTCTAGGCCTATATGTACCTTCTGTCCTTTGTCTCTGTGCTGACATTGCCAGTGGCACCAATTAGTGTTATTTGTGAAGGTGGACCTTTGCCCCTACTAGAAAATGATCTTAGAACATCAATTCACTTTCTATTGGCATTAACCTGGCCTCAGACACAGAAACACTAACAATGTTTGGTATTAAAAACATGGGTAGTATTTAGAGAAGTGAAAGAGAGGTGTATTCCATTCCTATTCACCCTCCACAAATATTTGTCCTATAGAGTTCTTTTGGGATGTAAGGACTTCTCCATCCCTCTCACAGATGTGCTAAATACTGTTGCTCCAGTCTCCCAGATTAATTTATACATCCATAAAAAGCAAGAGCTGCACCAAATTAAAAACAGAAGCAAATCTAAAATTTGGCTAGCGTGAACTTTAACTCAGCAAATATGAAAGGTGGCCAAAAGCCAGAGGAAGTTTGCCTATCCTGATTGGTGTGTATTGAGTCATGCTAGGTcttctgtttatgacatcatgcTCCTTCCAGAAGTTTCCTAGCTGAAACATAACAAAGGCAAGTATTTAGAATTTGCACTCGGGGGCCTCGTAAAGGGTACTGTTATTTGCCTATCTTATCTGTCTGTAATTCACCTGTGTCCTATATCACTGTCCTTTCTCCTCAAAGCCTACAGAGCTCTCATAGGGAATCTGATCCAGCTAAAGCTCCCTTTCCCTGCACTTAATTGTTGCCACAGGAACAGAGGTGTATGTGTGGAGAACTTCGCAGCTAACAAGATGACATCTAAGAATCTAAACTGAGTTTGACACATTCACTTATTACTGTGAATAATCCTCATGTTCTCTATAATAGAAGGTCCTCTCTCCCTCTAGACTATTCTCATCTTTTTGGAAAACGAAAGAGTGTTTCAGAAAAATAGGTGGATGTGAGAGAGATTAAATCTTTTTTGAAGTTAATCTGGGCTTCATCTAACATTCGTCTTGTTCTGCCTGGCCACTTCATATAGTTATTTAACTGAACAACTTCCGAAGAGCTTTTAAAGTAGTGACCCTTCTAGGGTCTTTTTCATGTTTGGCCAGAGACAAGAAAATGTTAAGGTTTGGGCACTTTTTGATTGTATCTCTGAAATATGGGGACTCATTTAGAAGGTAttttgtagggaacaatcctgcattgggaCT
The DNA window shown above is from Gopherus flavomarginatus isolate rGopFla2 chromosome 7, rGopFla2.mat.asm, whole genome shotgun sequence and carries:
- the SQSTM1 gene encoding sequestosome-1 isoform X3, with translation MAALTVKAYLLGKEETVREIRRFALEPPARYPAVRDKICEIFPGLLRAGAAPGAFQMNYKDEDGDMIAFSSDEELKMALPYVKDGIFRIYIKGISFLEKKECRREHRSQCNQERPPNVVHPNVICDGCEGPVWFPRGRWLRKMRHGVPPFAWIHGWGHPGPATPCGKSEQDSGQAQSSAAPENPNPEQDAFNSQPQDHVTFLKNVGESVAAMLSPLGIEVDIDVEHGGQKSKVTPPCPSSQKSDSEPGGSSTSQSGQTKPEGSSKEPVPEREDSITEQMQEMVIDPPSTDMEDSNFLSQEQGESSSSAGGDEDWTHLTSKEVDPSTGELQSLQIPETQGPSSLDPFQVPPRPGPTGLREAALYPHLPPEADPRLIESLSQMLSMGFSDDGGWLTRLLQAKKYDIGAALDTIQYSKQPPPS
- the SQSTM1 gene encoding sequestosome-1 isoform X2, which translates into the protein MAALTVKAYLLGKEETVREIRRFALEPPARYPAVRDKICEIFPGLLRAGAAPGAFQMNYKDEDGDMIAFSSDEELKMALPYVKDGIFRIYIKEKKECRREHRSQCNQERPPNVVHPNVICDGCEGPVVGARFKCTICPDYDLCSTCEGKGIHKEHNMIMFQSPLLNPFEWFPRGRWLRKMRHGVPPFAWIHGWGHPGPATPCGKSEQDSGQAQSSAAPENPNPEQDAFNSQPQDHVTFLKNVGESVAAMLSPLGIEVDIDVEHGGQKSKVTPPCPSSQKSDSEPGGSSTSQSGQTKPEGSSKEPVPEREDSITEQMQEMVIDPPSTDMEDSNFLSQEQGESSSSAGGDEDWTHLTSKEVDPSTGELQSLQIPETQGPSSLDPFQVPPRPGPTGLREAALYPHLPPEADPRLIESLSQMLSMGFSDDGGWLTRLLQAKKYDIGAALDTIQYSKQPPPS
- the SQSTM1 gene encoding sequestosome-1 isoform X1, translating into MAALTVKAYLLGKEETVREIRRFALEPPARYPAVRDKICEIFPGLLRAGAAPGAFQMNYKDEDGDMIAFSSDEELKMALPYVKDGIFRIYIKGISFLEKKECRREHRSQCNQERPPNVVHPNVICDGCEGPVVGARFKCTICPDYDLCSTCEGKGIHKEHNMIMFQSPLLNPFEWFPRGRWLRKMRHGVPPFAWIHGWGHPGPATPCGKSEQDSGQAQSSAAPENPNPEQDAFNSQPQDHVTFLKNVGESVAAMLSPLGIEVDIDVEHGGQKSKVTPPCPSSQKSDSEPGGSSTSQSGQTKPEGSSKEPVPEREDSITEQMQEMVIDPPSTDMEDSNFLSQEQGESSSSAGGDEDWTHLTSKEVDPSTGELQSLQIPETQGPSSLDPFQVPPRPGPTGLREAALYPHLPPEADPRLIESLSQMLSMGFSDDGGWLTRLLQAKKYDIGAALDTIQYSKQPPPS